In Vibrio hippocampi, a single genomic region encodes these proteins:
- a CDS encoding glutamate-5-semialdehyde dehydrogenase, producing MDMIKLGQAAKQASFTLATASTKQKNSALEIIADELEASAATILAANAKDIELGREAGLTEALLDRLLLNEARLKGIADDVRNVITLDDPVGSELDSRILENGMSLAKRRVPLGVVGVIYEARPNVTIDIAALCLKTGNASILRGGKETFYSNMELVKVIQSALDKAGLPAASVQYIEKPDRELVSQLLKLDEYVDMIIPRGGAGLHKMCKENSNIPVIIGGFGISHIFVDESADLERSLDVVENSKVQRPSACNSLDTLLLHEAVAKQFIPMLYQRLHQRVEFVAAPTALTIFGEKEGVREAKPGDFDTEWLSYTLGVKVVGDIDQAIDHMRVHNASHSDAIMTNSLVNSEKFINSAGSAAVYVNASTRFTDGAQFGLGAEVAVSTQKLHARGPMGLEELTSYKWVGKADYLPRA from the coding sequence CAAGCTTTACTCTGGCAACCGCGTCAACAAAGCAAAAAAACAGCGCACTGGAAATCATTGCGGATGAATTAGAAGCCAGCGCAGCCACTATTTTGGCAGCTAACGCAAAAGATATTGAGTTAGGTCGAGAAGCGGGTCTGACAGAGGCATTGCTTGACCGTCTGTTGCTTAACGAAGCGCGCCTTAAGGGTATTGCAGATGACGTTCGTAACGTTATTACTCTTGATGATCCTGTGGGCAGTGAACTTGACAGTCGTATTCTTGAAAATGGCATGAGCCTGGCAAAGCGCCGCGTACCGCTTGGCGTGGTTGGGGTGATCTATGAAGCTCGTCCAAACGTGACCATTGATATTGCTGCGCTCTGTTTAAAAACGGGTAATGCGAGTATCTTGCGCGGTGGTAAAGAAACTTTCTACTCCAATATGGAATTGGTTAAGGTGATTCAATCGGCATTAGATAAAGCGGGTTTACCTGCGGCGTCGGTACAATACATTGAAAAACCTGACCGTGAGCTGGTCTCTCAGTTGCTAAAACTGGACGAGTATGTGGATATGATCATTCCTCGAGGTGGTGCTGGTCTGCACAAAATGTGTAAAGAGAACAGCAACATCCCTGTGATTATCGGTGGCTTTGGCATCAGTCATATTTTCGTTGATGAGAGTGCGGATCTTGAGCGTAGTTTAGATGTGGTTGAGAACTCTAAAGTACAACGTCCGTCGGCGTGTAACTCTTTGGACACCTTGCTATTGCATGAAGCGGTCGCGAAACAATTTATTCCGATGCTATACCAGCGTCTACATCAACGAGTCGAGTTTGTCGCTGCACCGACCGCATTGACCATTTTCGGTGAAAAAGAGGGCGTACGTGAAGCGAAACCGGGTGATTTTGATACCGAATGGCTTAGCTACACACTTGGCGTCAAGGTAGTTGGTGATATCGATCAGGCAATTGACCATATGCGCGTTCATAATGCGAGTCACTCAGATGCCATTATGACCAACAGCCTAGTGAATTCAGAGAAGTTTATTAACTCGGCGGGTTCAGCGGCAGTCTATGTCAACGCGTCCACTCGTTTTACTGATGGCGCGCAATTTGGTCTGGGTGCCGAAGTGGCGGTTTCAACCCAAAAACTGCATGCTCGCGGTCCAATGGGGCTTGAAGAGTTGACCAGTTACAAATGGGTCGGTAAAGCGGATTATTTGCCAAGAGCGTAA
- a CDS encoding YaiI/YqxD family protein, translating to MVKVWIDADACPKVIRETLCRAAERTGLTFTFIANHAVPVPKRANIHSITVPSGFDIADNEIVKRVTEGDLVITSDIPLADEVISKKALALSPRGELFTADTIKARLNIRDFMETMRSSGVQTGGPAPLGQTERREFANQLDKFLAKAAR from the coding sequence ATGGTTAAAGTATGGATTGATGCGGATGCCTGTCCCAAGGTAATCAGAGAAACACTATGTCGAGCCGCTGAACGAACTGGGCTCACCTTTACGTTTATTGCGAATCACGCCGTTCCTGTCCCTAAACGCGCCAATATTCACAGTATCACCGTACCATCTGGCTTCGACATTGCCGATAACGAGATTGTTAAGCGAGTCACTGAGGGGGATCTGGTGATTACCTCCGACATCCCGCTTGCCGATGAAGTGATTAGTAAGAAAGCGCTAGCACTGAGTCCTCGCGGGGAGCTATTTACGGCTGACACCATCAAAGCCAGGCTCAACATTCGCGACTTTATGGAAACCATGCGCTCAAGTGGTGTACAAACCGGAGGACCTGCGCCTCTGGGACAAACGGAAAGACGTGAGTTTGCTAATCAGTTGGACAAATTTTTAGCCAAAGCAGCTCGTTGA